One stretch of Flavobacterium sp. 9 DNA includes these proteins:
- a CDS encoding Shedu immune nuclease family protein, producing MNEEMNQDEFHASQRVVGKTYFSKSFQPTFSNFKKKFAHKILDHQENEYLLKDETTLGHTLSGLRQLKALFFQDDNRNIEKLVLQQFDVKRNPLKNSQKEASFHGREVEHLYQFLKSIKEVEFPNDNTFNISDAELAKMLLNKDQAVKLIAENLEILQEALSNNVTSKDIINFGYRKNQLEIFDKLLNLDGFFDEYKEQIKNELNKSQGDEAVWQKFFEKNTWILGYGLDYIFNSELDEKKLEQVTSGSNFLAKGKRIDALLKSQGAINSLCFCELKLSSHSLLKEIKNSYREESWQISDHLSGAIAQVQRTVQKAIKEISTKTEIKDSEDYLTGEELYLYNPKAFILIGNLNEFIKDDKINEIKFSSFEMFRKNLKNIEILTYDELYQRAFYICHKKENIAQ from the coding sequence ATGAATGAAGAAATGAATCAAGATGAATTCCATGCGTCACAGCGCGTAGTTGGTAAAACATATTTTTCGAAAAGTTTTCAGCCAACTTTCTCTAACTTTAAGAAAAAATTTGCGCATAAAATATTAGACCATCAAGAAAACGAATATCTTCTAAAAGATGAAACAACATTAGGGCACACTTTAAGTGGCCTAAGACAGTTAAAAGCTTTGTTTTTTCAAGATGACAATCGAAATATTGAGAAACTCGTCCTCCAGCAATTTGATGTCAAGAGAAATCCTCTAAAAAATTCTCAGAAAGAAGCTTCATTTCACGGCAGAGAAGTAGAACATCTCTATCAATTTCTAAAAAGCATTAAAGAAGTTGAATTTCCAAATGACAACACATTTAATATTAGTGATGCTGAACTTGCAAAAATGCTTTTAAATAAAGATCAAGCAGTAAAATTGATTGCCGAAAATTTGGAAATATTACAAGAAGCTTTAAGTAATAATGTTACCTCTAAAGATATTATCAATTTCGGTTACAGAAAAAATCAATTAGAAATTTTTGATAAACTTTTAAACCTTGATGGCTTTTTCGATGAGTACAAGGAGCAGATCAAAAATGAATTAAATAAAAGTCAGGGAGATGAAGCCGTTTGGCAAAAATTTTTCGAAAAAAACACTTGGATATTAGGCTACGGTTTAGATTATATTTTTAATTCAGAATTGGATGAAAAAAAATTAGAACAAGTAACATCTGGTTCAAATTTTTTAGCAAAAGGCAAAAGAATAGATGCATTATTAAAATCACAAGGCGCAATCAATTCACTTTGTTTCTGTGAACTAAAATTAAGTTCGCATTCATTACTAAAAGAAATCAAAAATTCTTATCGCGAAGAGTCTTGGCAAATCTCTGATCATTTATCAGGCGCAATAGCTCAGGTTCAGAGAACGGTTCAAAAAGCTATAAAAGAAATTTCAACTAAAACAGAAATTAAAGATTCAGAAGATTATTTAACAGGTGAAGAACTTTATCTGTACAATCCTAAAGCTTTTATCTTAATTGGTAATCTAAACGAGTTTATAAAAGACGATAAAATCAATGAAATTAAATTTTCATCATTTGAAATGTTTAGAAAAAACTTAAAAAACATAGAAATTCTCACATATGACGAACTTTACCAAAGAGCGTTTTATATTTGCCATAAAAAAGAAAATATTGCTCAATAA
- a CDS encoding IS3 family transposase — protein sequence MKKGRSHLFQERWEIYQFIVSYKHLYPIEKMCSVLKVSRSSYYRWFSGGPSNRFIENSLFTDLIKEVFDLSSQTYGSPRIAEQLKRKGYKISKRKVAKLMLLNGWRSKLKRRFKVTTDSNHRYPVCSNHLNRNFTPKSLNEVWVSDITYIRTAAGWLYLTTIIDLYDRQVIGWSLSTRMYTDQTIIPAWKMAVSKREITESLLFHSDRGIQYASIEFRKLINKNTLITQSMSRKANCWDNAVAESFFKTLKAELIYQHKFTTIEEAKLAVFEYIEVWYNRKRLHSSLGYKTPKEMELEFYKIESVA from the coding sequence ATTAAAAAAGGCCGTTCACATCTTTTCCAAGAGCGATGGGAAATCTACCAATTTATAGTCAGCTATAAACATTTATATCCTATTGAAAAGATGTGCAGCGTTTTAAAAGTAAGCCGAAGTAGTTATTATAGATGGTTCAGTGGCGGTCCTTCTAATAGATTTATAGAAAATAGTCTATTTACAGATTTAATAAAAGAAGTTTTTGATCTAAGCAGTCAAACTTACGGAAGTCCCAGAATAGCGGAACAGCTAAAAAGAAAAGGATATAAAATATCCAAAAGGAAAGTTGCTAAATTGATGCTTCTTAATGGCTGGAGAAGTAAACTTAAAAGACGCTTTAAAGTAACCACAGATTCTAATCATCGATATCCAGTGTGCAGTAATCATCTCAATAGAAATTTTACACCAAAATCACTTAATGAGGTTTGGGTGTCTGATATAACCTATATAAGAACAGCTGCCGGCTGGTTATATCTTACTACTATTATTGATTTATATGACAGGCAGGTTATAGGATGGTCATTAAGCACACGAATGTATACCGATCAAACGATTATTCCAGCTTGGAAAATGGCAGTATCAAAAAGAGAAATAACAGAATCTTTACTTTTTCATTCAGATAGAGGAATACAATATGCTTCGATAGAATTCAGAAAATTGATTAATAAAAATACTTTAATCACTCAAAGTATGAGTAGAAAAGCTAATTGTTGGGATAATGCTGTAGCTGAAAGTTTTTTCAAGACCCTTAAAGCAGAACTTATCTATCAGCATAAATTCACAACCATTGAAGAAGCTAAATTAGCAGTCTTTGAATATATAGAAGTATGGTATAATAGAAAACGTCTGCATTCTTCTTTGGGATATAAAACACCTAAAGAAATGGAACTAGAATTTTATAAAATAGAAAGTGTAGCATAG
- a CDS encoding transposase produces the protein MKKRVYSAEFKSSAVRLSYERENIKELADELGVQVERIYKWRSSQKTFTNLQPIISKKTEIDSLEVKQLRKALKEKELELEILKKAVHIFSKSDGKSTNL, from the coding sequence ATGAAAAAACGAGTTTACAGTGCTGAGTTTAAATCATCAGCAGTACGATTAAGTTACGAGCGAGAAAACATCAAAGAATTAGCAGATGAACTAGGCGTCCAGGTAGAGCGTATTTATAAATGGAGGTCTTCTCAAAAAACATTTACTAATCTACAACCAATTATTTCTAAAAAGACAGAGATAGATTCTTTAGAAGTAAAACAATTACGAAAAGCCCTTAAAGAAAAAGAATTAGAGCTTGAGATATTAAAAAAGGCCGTTCACATCTTTTCCAAGAGCGATGGGAAATCTACCAATTTATAG
- a CDS encoding UvrD-helicase domain-containing protein, which produces MNSIGTFIFLCLFLVVGIIIYYNAQENKRNRKKNEEEKQRLLEIERQKLYDFFKTNLEGIKSANQIFYQLLDLKTGYFTHYQWTVWATKTLSKFNEIKGSRYDNIGLSNEEVLIIKNFYNYCTDGSIMRDEFNQRFVKEELKNYSTFFDTIEGRKLDLQQRTSVVTDEQSNIVIAGAGSGKTTTIVGKVNYIIDRYKIKPEEILLISFTNKSASTLAGRINIEGVEAKTFHKFGKDIIVTCEGQQPSIFDEAQFKPLITKYFKELIANSDYLEKVTRYFLDFLKPSKSQFEFENKGDYIQYLKDQNFQSYKLIEVTAKGKITFKMEVVKSIEECKIANFLLFNGIDYEYEYPYEHNTANEKFRQYKPDFTITQNGKKVYLEHFGISRNGSVPKWFEGDMNRTPTQKYQDDMKWKQELHQKNNTILIESYSYEMSENILYRNLKANLEAVGIILKPRPSEEIWNIITQAANDEVNSFITLFGTFITLLKSNNYSITSLLAKNNSEKAPFFRDRNKLFIEIIEPIFKRYESYLKDRNEIDFNDMINKASGYISNGAFNKKYSYVIIDEFQDISIGRYQLVKAIKKNNPYCKLFCVGDDWQSIYRFTGSDIALFKEFEKYFGFTVKSKIETTYRFNNPLIGISSDFIQKNPNQTQKKLNPGGGTQSTNYKIHYSNSGYQDDTEAILGIFTQLLIVDESIAEKEILILGRYSFDINRIKNENGLLKIDSTNAKITYSTLIDTGVTRKLEAQFMTVHKSKGLEADIIIVLNCNSGKFGFPSEMSDDPVLNLLLSNADQFENGEERRLFYVAMTRAKDQVYFVADSYNKSKFITELEVKTGLSPNKKCPNCKTADIVVRKTGTASNGNTYKFFGCSNYLYGCDYTTTEWTNYNKLYL; this is translated from the coding sequence ATGAATAGCATTGGTACTTTTATATTTTTGTGTTTATTTCTTGTTGTGGGCATTATAATCTACTATAACGCACAGGAAAATAAGCGTAACAGGAAAAAAAATGAAGAAGAAAAGCAAAGACTTCTTGAGATTGAAAGACAAAAATTATATGATTTTTTTAAAACCAATTTAGAAGGGATTAAGAGTGCAAATCAGATATTTTATCAATTACTCGACTTAAAAACCGGTTACTTTACACATTATCAATGGACAGTCTGGGCCACTAAAACTCTTAGTAAATTTAATGAGATAAAAGGCAGCCGATACGACAATATTGGTTTGTCCAATGAGGAGGTTTTGATCATCAAAAATTTTTATAACTACTGTACAGACGGTAGTATAATGCGCGATGAATTCAACCAGAGATTTGTAAAAGAAGAGCTAAAAAATTACAGCACTTTTTTTGACACTATTGAAGGCCGTAAATTGGATTTACAGCAAAGAACTTCAGTTGTTACAGATGAACAGAGCAATATTGTAATTGCAGGGGCAGGATCGGGTAAAACTACCACTATTGTAGGAAAGGTTAATTATATCATTGACCGCTATAAAATCAAGCCTGAGGAAATACTTCTTATTTCATTCACAAACAAATCTGCTTCCACTCTAGCCGGCAGAATTAATATTGAAGGCGTGGAAGCTAAAACGTTCCACAAATTTGGTAAAGATATCATCGTTACATGTGAAGGACAGCAACCAAGCATTTTTGACGAGGCACAATTCAAGCCTTTAATTACCAAATACTTTAAAGAATTAATTGCCAATTCTGATTATCTGGAAAAGGTAACTCGATACTTTTTAGACTTTCTCAAACCAAGCAAATCCCAATTTGAATTTGAAAATAAAGGAGATTACATCCAATATCTTAAAGACCAAAACTTCCAGAGTTACAAACTTATTGAAGTTACTGCCAAGGGAAAAATCACTTTTAAAATGGAAGTGGTTAAAAGCATTGAAGAATGCAAAATAGCCAATTTTCTTTTATTCAATGGAATTGATTATGAATATGAGTATCCTTATGAGCATAATACGGCCAACGAGAAATTCAGGCAGTATAAACCTGACTTTACCATAACTCAAAATGGTAAAAAAGTCTATTTGGAGCATTTCGGTATTTCAAGAAACGGTTCAGTTCCTAAATGGTTCGAAGGCGACATGAACCGCACACCAACTCAGAAGTACCAGGATGATATGAAATGGAAGCAGGAACTTCATCAAAAAAACAATACTATCTTAATAGAAAGCTACAGTTATGAAATGAGTGAAAACATTCTGTACCGCAATTTAAAAGCCAATCTGGAAGCCGTTGGCATAATTTTAAAGCCTAGACCATCTGAAGAAATCTGGAATATCATCACCCAGGCCGCCAATGATGAGGTAAACAGTTTCATTACATTATTTGGCACCTTTATCACTTTATTAAAATCAAACAATTATTCCATTACCAGTCTGCTGGCTAAAAACAATTCTGAAAAAGCACCTTTTTTCAGAGACAGAAATAAACTGTTTATTGAAATCATTGAACCAATCTTTAAACGTTATGAAAGTTATCTCAAGGATAGAAATGAAATTGACTTTAATGATATGATCAATAAAGCCTCTGGCTATATCTCAAATGGCGCATTCAACAAAAAATACAGCTATGTAATAATAGACGAATTTCAGGATATTTCCATTGGAAGGTACCAGCTCGTAAAAGCTATTAAAAAAAACAATCCATATTGCAAACTCTTCTGTGTTGGAGACGACTGGCAGTCTATTTACCGCTTTACGGGTAGTGATATTGCACTTTTCAAAGAGTTCGAAAAGTATTTTGGCTTTACTGTAAAAAGCAAAATTGAAACAACCTACCGTTTTAATAATCCACTGATTGGAATTTCAAGTGACTTTATTCAGAAAAACCCAAACCAAACGCAGAAAAAACTAAACCCCGGAGGCGGCACGCAAAGCACCAATTATAAAATACATTATTCCAATTCAGGTTATCAGGATGATACAGAAGCAATTCTAGGAATTTTTACACAACTTCTCATTGTCGATGAGTCAATTGCAGAAAAAGAAATACTTATTTTGGGCAGGTATAGTTTTGATATTAATAGAATAAAAAATGAAAATGGACTTTTAAAAATTGACAGTACTAATGCAAAAATAACTTACAGCACGCTGATTGATACAGGAGTAACAAGAAAATTGGAAGCACAGTTTATGACTGTTCATAAGTCCAAAGGACTTGAAGCAGATATTATTATAGTACTGAATTGTAATTCAGGAAAATTTGGTTTTCCTTCCGAAATGTCTGATGATCCTGTACTTAATTTACTATTGAGTAATGCTGACCAATTTGAAAACGGTGAAGAAAGACGTTTGTTCTATGTAGCTATGACCCGGGCAAAAGATCAAGTTTATTTTGTAGCAGATAGCTATAACAAATCAAAATTTATCACTGAACTTGAAGTTAAAACCGGGCTCTCGCCAAATAAAAAGTGTCCGAATTGTAAAACTGCAGATATTGTGGTGAGAAAAACCGGAACTGCCAGCAACGGCAATACCTATAAATTCTTTGGCTGCAGTAATTATTTATATGGCTGTGATTACACCACCACTGAATGGACTAATTACAACAAACTGTACTTGTAA
- the mobC gene encoding conjugal transfer protein MobC yields the protein MQTGENEQALRKILDMTRLISIVLLGIHFYYYGYSAFKQWQLVSPLSDTILDNIYKTGLFNFFHKSKLLVLAFLLISLLGAKGRKNEKLQLKMALSYLISGICLYFSSYMFIVLSLPVNIRVILYMFFTSCGYLLLLTGGILLTRIITSRINHKDIFNKENETFPQEERLLENEYSINLPAQYYLKDKIRNSWINIINPFRSLLVAGTPGSGKSYFVIRHVITQHIKKGFSMFIYDFKFDDLTKIAYNTWLKVKHLYVVEPKFYVINFDDLSRTHRCNPLDPSTMTDITDAAESARTILLGLNREWIKKQGDFFVESPINFLTAIIWYLRKYNDGEFCTLPHVIELMQVDYDNLFTILRTEKEIDVLINPFVNAYLNDVMEQLEGQIASAKISMARLASPQLYYVLSGNDFTLDINNPTEPKIVCMGNNPQKIQTYGAVLSLYVSRLIKQVNQKGKLKSSLIFDEFPTIYLNNMDSLIATARSNKVATCLGIQDFSQLRKDYGREQAEVILNITGNIISGQVTGDTAKQLSERFGKIMQDRESLSINSSDTSISRSKQLESAVPASKISSLSSGEFVGMVADDPKCKIELKTFHNEIINDHQALEKEIDNYTEIPVIRRIDNTLVQRNYLQIKQDINDIVDFEIERLVGNLSLTHLVIKKGK from the coding sequence ATGCAGACAGGAGAAAATGAACAGGCACTAAGAAAAATTTTAGACATGACCCGCCTCATCAGCATTGTGCTTTTGGGTATACATTTTTATTACTACGGTTATAGCGCTTTTAAACAATGGCAGCTTGTAAGTCCATTAAGTGATACCATTCTGGACAATATTTATAAAACAGGACTCTTTAATTTTTTTCATAAATCAAAGCTCTTAGTGCTTGCTTTTCTTCTAATTTCTCTATTGGGTGCAAAAGGGAGAAAGAATGAAAAACTGCAGTTAAAAATGGCTTTATCCTATTTAATTTCAGGTATATGCCTTTACTTCTCCAGTTATATGTTTATAGTATTGTCTCTTCCTGTAAACATTAGGGTAATTCTTTACATGTTTTTTACTTCGTGTGGATATCTGCTTCTTCTGACTGGTGGTATTTTACTCACTCGAATTATAACGAGCAGAATAAATCACAAAGATATTTTTAATAAAGAGAACGAAACATTTCCTCAGGAAGAAAGGCTGCTTGAAAATGAATATTCCATTAACCTGCCGGCGCAATATTATCTGAAAGACAAAATCCGAAATAGCTGGATCAACATCATAAATCCTTTTCGGTCTTTACTCGTTGCAGGAACACCTGGATCAGGTAAATCATACTTTGTAATCCGTCATGTTATTACCCAGCATATCAAAAAAGGATTCAGCATGTTTATCTATGATTTTAAATTCGATGATCTGACCAAAATTGCTTATAATACATGGCTCAAAGTAAAGCATCTCTACGTTGTTGAACCTAAATTCTATGTTATAAATTTTGATGATCTGAGCCGTACTCATAGGTGTAATCCCCTAGATCCTTCCACTATGACCGATATTACGGATGCAGCTGAGTCAGCCCGCACAATCTTGCTTGGTCTTAACCGCGAATGGATTAAAAAACAGGGGGATTTTTTTGTAGAATCCCCCATTAATTTCCTCACTGCCATCATATGGTACCTGCGCAAATACAATGATGGTGAATTCTGTACCCTGCCTCATGTGATTGAACTGATGCAGGTGGATTACGACAATCTTTTCACCATTCTTAGAACAGAAAAAGAAATTGATGTACTAATTAATCCCTTTGTCAATGCCTATCTAAATGATGTCATGGAGCAGCTAGAAGGACAAATTGCATCTGCTAAAATCTCTATGGCCAGGCTTGCCTCTCCCCAACTCTATTACGTTCTTTCCGGGAATGATTTCACTTTGGATATTAATAATCCAACGGAGCCAAAAATTGTCTGCATGGGAAACAATCCCCAGAAAATTCAAACGTATGGAGCTGTTTTATCTTTATACGTCAGCCGATTAATCAAACAGGTTAACCAGAAAGGAAAACTCAAAAGCAGTCTGATATTTGATGAATTTCCAACCATTTATCTCAATAATATGGACAGTTTGATCGCCACAGCCAGAAGCAATAAAGTGGCCACCTGTTTGGGAATTCAGGATTTCAGCCAGCTTAGAAAAGATTACGGACGCGAACAGGCAGAAGTTATATTAAATATCACCGGAAATATCATAAGCGGTCAGGTAACAGGAGATACAGCCAAACAGCTTTCGGAACGATTTGGAAAGATCATGCAGGATCGTGAGAGTCTCTCTATCAACAGTTCAGACACCTCAATAAGCCGATCCAAACAATTGGAATCAGCAGTTCCGGCTTCTAAAATCTCTTCTTTAAGTTCTGGAGAATTTGTTGGTATGGTTGCAGACGATCCAAAGTGTAAAATTGAACTTAAAACGTTTCACAACGAAATAATAAATGATCATCAAGCACTGGAAAAAGAAATAGATAACTATACTGAAATTCCAGTGATACGAAGAATAGACAATACTTTAGTACAGCGTAATTATCTTCAGATTAAACAGGATATTAATGATATTGTTGACTTCGAAATCGAGCGACTAGTTGGTAACTTATCCTTAACACATTTGGTTATTAAAAAGGGAAAATAG